The following proteins are encoded in a genomic region of Spirosoma sp. SC4-14:
- a CDS encoding SdrD B-like domain-containing protein, which yields MTHLYLTFTNRFRNGLLAVIVFSMCVSAAQAQIQGTIFRDFDLNGIRSDTLPIEVGIAGVLVRAFVETSKTPIITLTDNAGAFSFSDVDIPAGKQVRIEFENLPSGYYNGPYGANSRTSVQFVRTPASRVNLGINYPSDYCQPTGVRLAVPCYINGNSQTTTDANGNPVPADKQSGLGDALVGLAYEANGMAGASNFAPDHLATAGQVGAIWALAYQRRTKKLFSAAVVKRHMSFGPLGTGGIYVTDMATGATSNFIDLKTIGIDTGDDPHSDLFGDKTQASTDAGTMGAMGRLSIGGMDMSEDDKTLYLINLKDRKLYGVFLNTPAHVPTAADVKSWAIPDPGCSNGDFRPWAVKVHHGKVYVGVVCSAETSQQQSDLKATIYRFDPTSNSPVFETVLSFPLDFRRGIADATYDPAFPDQACTKYDHWLPWTDAWPAPCGQGVAPYFVMYPQPIVSDLEFDDDGSMIIGFLDRFGHLAGVANHDPQGNGFYDGFTGGDLLRAFNDNGTYVLESNGHSGTRTGSGVGNNEGPGGGEFYGKDNWFFIDHYGHSEVTNGALALVPGYNEILTSAFDPIENIFQSGGLKVFNNHTGQSARNFVLYTNSPGSFGKASGLGDVKALCDPAPVEIGNRVWYDDNRDGIQDAYEPGIDGLVLTLHDMEANGTQIATQTTHNGGQYYFNNATVPGGLQFGHTYEVRMDTAQLAQLNLSAPNAQPAASGGRLAARAAGARKAAPSRFYFLSPANRSDFQDGDLRDSDAQMNGTYAFMSVKTMDAGQNDFTYDLSVYSCPALTTERDTIRLCAGATVDSVAAQGYYLSRADSVRFVLFSSPQSGTAMYENSGVVLGTVKPDASNRAVLYSPLINTTGNASVQNQYVYAIIYPTPENPACRQSGYTVLEVKPSVAATATGGTLTCATTTITLTGKAQNPDGTEATGASYAWHGPNSFSSTGQNPVVNQPGTYTLTVTDPACQASLISTTAQVLADTAKPALMATGGTLPCTGCTIKLHADAPGATLTWTGPNGFSSSETDPEAKDPGEYTVMATGTNGCLTVVRVVVWPYLDPCLNARPVCLPVLIVRIKR from the coding sequence ATGACTCACCTGTACTTAACTTTCACGAATCGCTTTCGAAATGGCCTGCTGGCCGTTATTGTGTTTTCCATGTGTGTGTCGGCTGCACAGGCTCAGATACAGGGAACCATTTTTCGGGATTTTGACCTGAATGGAATTCGTTCTGATACGTTACCTATCGAAGTCGGTATCGCCGGGGTTCTTGTTCGCGCTTTTGTCGAAACCAGTAAAACACCAATTATAACCCTAACCGATAATGCCGGGGCTTTTTCTTTTTCTGATGTAGACATTCCAGCCGGAAAACAGGTTCGGATCGAGTTTGAAAATTTACCGTCTGGTTACTATAATGGTCCCTACGGAGCCAATAGCAGAACAAGCGTTCAATTTGTTAGAACACCCGCCAGTCGTGTAAATCTGGGCATTAACTATCCATCCGATTATTGCCAGCCAACAGGCGTCCGGTTAGCCGTTCCGTGCTACATCAATGGCAATTCACAAACTACAACGGATGCTAATGGCAATCCGGTTCCTGCTGACAAACAATCGGGCCTGGGCGATGCGCTTGTTGGGCTGGCTTATGAAGCCAATGGTATGGCTGGTGCCTCGAACTTCGCTCCCGATCATTTGGCCACGGCCGGGCAGGTTGGTGCTATATGGGCGCTGGCTTATCAGCGACGTACAAAAAAACTATTTAGTGCAGCCGTCGTGAAACGCCATATGAGTTTTGGCCCTCTCGGAACAGGCGGAATTTATGTGACGGATATGGCTACTGGTGCAACCAGTAACTTTATTGACCTGAAAACCATTGGTATTGATACGGGCGACGATCCGCACAGTGATTTATTTGGCGACAAAACCCAGGCCAGCACGGATGCCGGAACGATGGGTGCGATGGGACGGCTGAGCATTGGCGGCATGGATATGTCGGAAGATGACAAAACGCTATATCTGATAAACCTGAAAGATCGAAAGCTCTACGGCGTTTTTCTGAACACACCAGCACACGTTCCAACGGCTGCCGATGTTAAATCGTGGGCTATTCCTGATCCGGGCTGCTCAAATGGCGATTTCCGGCCCTGGGCCGTAAAGGTACACCACGGTAAGGTGTACGTTGGGGTGGTGTGCTCGGCCGAAACATCGCAGCAACAGAGCGATCTGAAAGCAACCATTTATCGCTTCGATCCCACATCAAACTCCCCTGTCTTTGAGACAGTATTGTCGTTTCCACTGGATTTCCGGCGGGGTATAGCCGATGCTACCTACGATCCGGCTTTCCCTGATCAGGCCTGTACCAAATATGACCACTGGTTACCCTGGACCGATGCCTGGCCTGCGCCTTGTGGGCAGGGGGTTGCTCCTTATTTTGTGATGTATCCACAACCGATCGTTTCTGATCTGGAATTTGATGATGACGGATCAATGATCATCGGCTTCCTGGACCGCTTTGGCCACCTGGCCGGAGTTGCCAATCACGACCCTCAGGGTAATGGCTTTTATGATGGCTTTACGGGCGGAGATCTTCTAAGAGCATTTAATGATAATGGTACGTATGTACTGGAAAGCAATGGGCATTCAGGCACGCGCACCGGTAGTGGAGTCGGTAACAACGAAGGGCCGGGCGGTGGCGAATTTTACGGGAAAGACAACTGGTTCTTTATCGATCATTATGGCCATTCGGAAGTAACGAATGGGGCGCTGGCATTGGTGCCTGGCTATAATGAAATTCTTACGTCGGCTTTTGATCCAATCGAGAATATCTTCCAGTCGGGTGGCTTGAAAGTGTTTAATAACCACACTGGCCAAAGCGCCCGCAATTTTGTTTTGTATACCAACAGTCCCGGGTCATTTGGGAAGGCATCGGGCCTGGGCGACGTAAAGGCCCTGTGCGACCCTGCTCCGGTTGAAATTGGCAACCGCGTCTGGTATGACGATAATCGGGATGGGATTCAGGATGCATACGAACCCGGAATTGATGGGCTTGTGCTAACCTTACACGATATGGAAGCCAACGGAACGCAAATTGCCACGCAAACAACTCACAACGGCGGCCAATATTATTTCAACAATGCTACCGTGCCGGGAGGACTACAGTTTGGTCATACCTATGAAGTTCGGATGGATACGGCACAGTTGGCACAGTTAAATTTAAGCGCCCCGAATGCTCAGCCAGCAGCATCGGGTGGGCGGTTAGCGGCCCGGGCCGCAGGAGCCCGTAAAGCAGCCCCGTCTCGGTTCTATTTCCTCTCGCCAGCTAACCGCTCCGATTTCCAGGACGGCGACCTGCGCGATTCAGATGCGCAGATGAATGGTACGTATGCCTTTATGTCGGTAAAAACGATGGATGCCGGGCAGAATGATTTTACGTACGACCTGTCGGTCTATTCATGTCCGGCACTAACTACCGAGCGCGACACCATTCGGCTATGCGCTGGCGCTACCGTTGATTCGGTTGCGGCTCAGGGCTATTATTTGAGTCGTGCCGATTCTGTACGGTTCGTCTTGTTTAGTAGCCCGCAATCAGGAACGGCCATGTACGAAAATTCGGGCGTTGTGCTGGGCACCGTAAAACCAGATGCCAGCAATCGGGCTGTGTTATATAGTCCGCTTATCAATACAACTGGCAATGCCTCGGTACAAAATCAGTATGTATATGCCATTATTTATCCCACTCCCGAAAACCCCGCCTGTCGGCAATCGGGCTATACGGTTCTGGAAGTTAAGCCGTCAGTAGCCGCTACAGCTACCGGAGGAACACTGACCTGCGCAACAACAACCATTACGCTGACGGGCAAAGCGCAGAACCCTGATGGCACGGAAGCTACTGGAGCCAGTTATGCCTGGCATGGGCCCAATAGCTTTAGCAGCACAGGGCAAAATCCCGTCGTAAATCAGCCGGGAACTTATACGCTGACCGTTACTGACCCTGCCTGCCAGGCTTCGCTGATTAGCACAACTGCCCAAGTACTGGCCGATACGGCTAAGCCTGCCTTGATGGCTACCGGCGGAACGTTGCCCTGTACAGGGTGTACGATCAAACTACATGCCGATGCACCGGGCGCAACACTGACCTGGACCGGTCCCAATGGCTTTTCGAGTAGCGAAACCGATCCCGAAGCGAAAGATCCCGGCGAGTATACCGTAATGGCTACCGGAACCAACGGCTGTTTAACCGTCGTTCGGGTTGTGGTCTGGCCTTATCTGGATCCTTGCCTGAATGCCAGACCTGTTTGTTTGCCAGTGTTAATAGTACGGATCAAACGATAG
- a CDS encoding monovalent cation:proton antiporter-2 (CPA2) family protein — protein MQHSFFFQAMVYLASAVVMVPIAKKLGLGSVLGYLLAGILIGPSCLEFIGQEGTDIMHFAEFGVVIMLFVIGLELEPSRLWRLRKSILGMGGVQVGGTSVVVAGLAMAFGIDWKQSLALGMITAMSSTAIVLQSLNEKGLMKTPAGQSSFSVLLFQDIAVIPMLALFPLLATQPAAHGEGGEHGGATLVASLPSWLQPIVVLSSVAAVVIAGRYATPPLFRIIARTGMREMFTATALLLVVGIAVLMTTVGLSPALGTFLAGVVLANSEYRHELESDIDPFKGLLLGLFFIAVGASIDFSLVLANPWLILGLVFGIMLCKLAVLFVLGKSFSLSSDQNAIFSFGLCQIGEFAFVLFSFSSQEGILSKEITDTMTAVVAISMAFTPLVMLINEKLILPRLGLKEAKTEEPESDIVEQDNEVIIVGYGHFGSTVGRFLQANNVGTTVLDSNGENVYRLRKMGYNVFYGDASRHDLLEIAGAAKAKVIVIAIADEEKRLELIETVKKHFPELHILVRSTNRYDAYDLMNAGMLHIYRETFDTSLRVGVDALTLLGHRAHEANRAAKMFFRHDERTLKRLSAIRNDDEYFDAVRQNQQELDRVIQADRNATTLRVDEGWDEDSLIAENRAAS, from the coding sequence ATGCAACACTCTTTTTTCTTCCAGGCGATGGTTTATCTGGCCTCCGCTGTCGTAATGGTTCCTATTGCCAAAAAGCTGGGCCTTGGCTCCGTACTGGGCTATTTGCTGGCTGGCATTCTGATTGGCCCCAGTTGTTTGGAGTTTATTGGGCAGGAAGGCACCGACATTATGCACTTTGCCGAGTTTGGCGTTGTGATTATGCTATTTGTTATTGGTCTGGAACTGGAACCATCGCGGCTGTGGCGGCTGCGTAAATCCATTCTGGGTATGGGCGGTGTGCAAGTTGGTGGCACCTCGGTTGTGGTTGCAGGCTTAGCCATGGCGTTTGGCATCGACTGGAAACAGTCGCTGGCCCTGGGCATGATTACGGCCATGTCGTCGACGGCTATCGTACTCCAGTCGCTAAACGAAAAAGGGCTCATGAAAACCCCGGCGGGCCAAAGTTCCTTTTCGGTATTACTCTTTCAGGATATTGCCGTCATTCCTATGCTGGCGCTGTTTCCGCTATTGGCCACTCAGCCAGCAGCACATGGCGAGGGCGGTGAGCATGGTGGCGCAACACTGGTTGCATCGCTACCATCGTGGCTTCAGCCAATTGTTGTGCTGAGTTCGGTGGCCGCCGTGGTTATTGCCGGACGCTATGCAACTCCTCCCCTTTTCCGGATCATTGCCCGCACTGGTATGCGCGAAATGTTTACCGCAACGGCACTCCTGCTCGTTGTTGGCATTGCAGTTCTGATGACAACCGTTGGTCTGAGTCCGGCACTGGGTACGTTTCTGGCAGGTGTGGTACTGGCCAACAGCGAATATCGCCACGAACTCGAAAGCGATATCGACCCCTTCAAAGGCCTGTTGCTAGGCCTGTTTTTCATTGCTGTTGGGGCTTCCATCGACTTCTCGCTGGTACTGGCGAATCCGTGGCTCATTCTGGGGCTAGTGTTCGGTATTATGCTCTGTAAGCTGGCCGTTCTGTTTGTGCTGGGCAAATCGTTTTCGCTCTCCAGCGACCAGAATGCCATCTTCAGTTTTGGTCTTTGCCAGATCGGCGAATTTGCCTTTGTATTGTTCAGTTTCTCCTCGCAGGAAGGGATTCTGTCGAAAGAAATCACGGATACGATGACGGCTGTTGTTGCTATCAGCATGGCCTTTACGCCCCTGGTTATGCTCATTAACGAAAAACTGATACTACCTCGCCTGGGGCTCAAGGAAGCTAAAACCGAAGAGCCCGAAAGCGATATTGTTGAACAGGACAACGAGGTTATTATTGTTGGCTATGGGCATTTTGGCAGTACGGTAGGTCGTTTTCTGCAAGCCAACAACGTCGGCACAACGGTTCTCGACAGTAATGGCGAGAATGTGTATCGGCTCCGAAAAATGGGCTATAACGTGTTTTATGGCGATGCCAGCCGCCATGATTTGCTCGAAATAGCCGGGGCAGCCAAAGCAAAAGTCATTGTAATTGCCATTGCCGATGAAGAAAAACGGCTGGAACTGATCGAAACCGTAAAAAAGCATTTTCCCGAATTACACATCCTCGTTCGGTCGACCAACCGCTATGATGCCTACGACCTGATGAATGCGGGTATGCTGCATATATACCGGGAAACCTTCGACACCAGCCTGCGGGTAGGCGTCGATGCGCTTACGCTGTTGGGGCACCGGGCTCATGAAGCCAACCGTGCAGCAAAAATGTTCTTCCGGCACGATGAACGCACCCTGAAACGCCTGTCGGCCATCCGTAACGATGATGAATATTTCGATGCTGTCCGGCAAAATCAACAGGAACTTGATCGCGTTATCCAGGCCGACCGCAATGCCACTACCCTCCGCGTCGACGAAGGCTGGGACGAAGACAGTTTAATTGCCGAAAACAGAGCAGCTAGTTAA
- the priA gene encoding primosomal protein N': MADIVKIGARVIVPFGKKNSRVYTAVVARLHNTPPSNYQARYISEILDEYPLITSYQLELFRWISDYYMCSIGDVMSVALPSGLKISSQSKVQFNPDFDYPELLTDFESTLLAELKKQPALSYDELGRLVGEGGNVPALIKSLIGKKAVIVFEEVKEKYIPKMIRKVRLHRNYEEKEQLLALLQRLEKLPKQQEVVMRYLSHIPMQRNPALNQKGLDKSILNQDEALSQSSLSTLIKNGVFETFEVIQPRFSDNSPVSQVEIKLTEAQQTASQQIMEQFATQNIVLFHGITGSGKTEVYIQLIQQALDSGSQVLYLLPEIALTTQIVVRLQRVFGDKMGIYHSKFSDNERVEVWKGVVSGQYQFVVGVRSSIFLPFDNLGLIIVDEEHETSYKQHDPAPRYHARDVAMMLAHWQQAKVLLGSATPSLETYYQAKQGRYGLVELFQRFGEATLPNIMLVDTRQEKKQKTMKNEFSSALLNALENNLERKEQSILFQNRRGYSPYIQCEDCEWTAECPNCAVSLTYHQRDAEVRCHYCGHKEQVPRLCPTCGSTKVRTIGFGTEKLEDQLQIYFPGSRVLRMDLDTTRAKNAYQQIIQEFESGQVDMLVGTQMITKGLDFDNVSLVGIFDADRLIRFPDFRATERAFQMLTQVSGRAGRRAGRQGTVLIQTSNPQQSVLQKIIANDYKGLYEEEIQERQDFNYPPFARLIKLTVRHQERHISHQAAERLAAELTDVLGSSRVLGPEEPLVERIRNQFLFDILIKLERDKVNVKAVKAYIQERINDILIDKGLRQVSIVADVDCL, from the coding sequence ATGGCCGATATTGTCAAAATTGGTGCCAGAGTAATTGTGCCTTTTGGAAAAAAGAACAGTAGAGTATATACAGCAGTAGTAGCAAGGTTACATAATACTCCTCCGAGCAACTATCAGGCTCGTTACATCAGTGAAATACTTGACGAGTATCCATTAATAACAAGTTACCAATTAGAGTTATTTAGATGGATTTCAGACTATTACATGTGCAGCATTGGCGATGTAATGAGTGTAGCCCTACCGTCGGGCCTGAAGATTTCCAGCCAGTCGAAAGTGCAGTTTAATCCAGATTTCGACTATCCGGAATTGCTTACGGATTTCGAATCGACCCTACTGGCCGAACTAAAAAAACAACCGGCTCTATCGTATGACGAACTGGGTCGGCTGGTTGGCGAAGGCGGCAATGTGCCAGCTCTGATCAAATCACTGATTGGCAAAAAAGCCGTTATTGTGTTCGAGGAAGTAAAAGAAAAATACATCCCGAAAATGATACGGAAGGTACGGCTGCATCGCAATTATGAAGAAAAAGAGCAGTTGCTGGCCCTACTACAACGGCTCGAAAAACTCCCGAAACAACAGGAGGTGGTGATGCGTTACCTGAGCCACATTCCGATGCAGCGCAACCCGGCTCTTAATCAGAAAGGGCTCGACAAATCCATCCTCAACCAGGACGAAGCGCTCTCACAATCGTCGTTGTCGACGCTGATCAAAAATGGCGTTTTCGAAACGTTTGAGGTTATTCAGCCTCGTTTCTCCGACAATTCACCCGTTTCGCAGGTTGAGATTAAACTGACCGAGGCTCAGCAAACGGCTTCGCAACAGATCATGGAACAGTTTGCTACGCAAAATATTGTATTGTTTCATGGCATCACGGGAAGTGGCAAAACGGAAGTATATATCCAACTGATTCAGCAGGCGCTCGACAGTGGCTCACAGGTGCTCTACCTCCTGCCCGAAATTGCACTTACGACCCAGATTGTTGTTCGTTTGCAGCGAGTGTTTGGTGATAAGATGGGCATCTATCACTCCAAATTCTCGGACAACGAACGGGTTGAGGTTTGGAAAGGTGTAGTTTCCGGTCAGTATCAGTTTGTTGTGGGCGTTCGGTCGTCGATATTTCTGCCGTTCGATAACCTGGGGCTCATTATCGTCGATGAAGAACATGAAACATCATACAAACAGCACGATCCGGCCCCGCGCTATCATGCTCGCGATGTAGCCATGATGCTGGCTCACTGGCAGCAGGCCAAAGTATTGCTTGGTTCGGCAACGCCCTCGCTCGAAACCTACTACCAGGCTAAACAAGGGCGTTATGGGCTGGTTGAGCTATTTCAGCGTTTTGGCGAAGCCACCCTGCCCAACATCATGCTGGTTGATACCCGACAGGAGAAAAAGCAGAAAACGATGAAAAACGAGTTTTCGTCGGCCCTGCTGAATGCACTGGAAAACAATCTGGAGCGCAAAGAACAGAGCATCCTGTTTCAGAACCGGCGCGGCTATTCGCCCTACATCCAGTGCGAAGATTGCGAATGGACCGCCGAATGCCCCAACTGCGCCGTTAGCCTGACCTATCATCAGCGCGATGCCGAAGTTCGGTGTCATTACTGCGGCCACAAAGAACAGGTGCCACGCCTTTGCCCAACCTGCGGTTCAACCAAAGTGCGAACCATTGGCTTCGGAACCGAAAAGCTCGAAGATCAGCTACAGATTTATTTCCCCGGATCGCGGGTGTTGCGGATGGATTTGGACACAACCCGTGCGAAAAATGCTTACCAGCAAATTATTCAGGAATTCGAGAGCGGACAGGTGGATATGCTTGTTGGCACGCAAATGATTACGAAAGGACTCGATTTCGACAATGTCAGTCTGGTGGGTATTTTCGATGCCGACCGACTCATTCGCTTCCCCGATTTCCGGGCCACCGAGCGGGCCTTTCAGATGCTGACCCAGGTTAGCGGGCGGGCCGGACGCCGGGCGGGTCGGCAGGGAACCGTACTGATTCAGACCAGCAATCCACAGCAAAGCGTTCTGCAAAAAATTATTGCCAACGATTATAAAGGGCTCTATGAAGAAGAAATTCAGGAGCGGCAGGATTTTAATTATCCTCCCTTTGCGCGGCTCATCAAGCTAACGGTACGCCATCAGGAACGGCACATCAGCCATCAGGCCGCCGAACGATTAGCCGCCGAACTGACCGATGTGCTGGGCAGCAGCCGTGTGCTCGGCCCCGAAGAACCACTCGTAGAGCGAATCCGAAATCAGTTTCTGTTCGATATTCTGATCAAACTAGAACGCGACAAAGTAAATGTAAAGGCCGTAAAGGCTTATATTCAGGAACGGATAAACGATATTCTGATCGATAAAGGCCTGCGACAGGTTAGTATTGTGGCCGATGTCGATTGTTTGTAA
- a CDS encoding YpdA family putative bacillithiol disulfide reductase, whose amino-acid sequence MEVVDVIIVGGGPCGLAAGIEATKAGLSHLILEMGSLTESIRQYPRRMRFFSTAENIEIGGIPFPISGVKAGRDEALQYYRKVAAYYHLNFKLFQEVWDVRKTDELFTVSTTSGAQYQARKVIMATGYFTRPRWLGIPGENLPHVSHYYDEPFKYSFTNVVIVGASNSAVEAALELYRHDVNITVVHRGEDFRSTVKYWLVPDVKNRVKEGKIKTVFDSVVTQIGSKTVTVNNLKTGEESQLPADFVLVLTGYIPDAELLRRCGIELDPVTQVPVYNKETFETTVPGLYVCGTVMAGIFTEKVFIENGREHAQSIIDHIMGREVHKVKELIQRI is encoded by the coding sequence ATGGAAGTAGTTGATGTTATTATTGTGGGTGGTGGGCCCTGTGGGCTGGCTGCCGGAATTGAAGCAACCAAAGCAGGACTGAGCCATCTGATTCTGGAGATGGGGAGTCTGACAGAATCTATTCGGCAGTATCCGCGACGGATGCGCTTTTTTTCGACCGCCGAGAATATCGAAATTGGTGGTATTCCGTTTCCCATTTCAGGCGTAAAAGCCGGGCGCGACGAAGCACTTCAGTACTACCGGAAAGTAGCGGCTTATTATCACCTCAACTTTAAACTCTTTCAGGAGGTCTGGGATGTTCGGAAAACCGACGAGCTGTTTACTGTATCGACAACATCGGGCGCGCAGTATCAGGCCCGAAAAGTAATTATGGCAACGGGCTATTTTACCCGGCCCCGCTGGCTTGGTATTCCCGGCGAAAATCTGCCGCACGTGTCGCACTACTACGATGAACCCTTTAAGTATTCGTTTACAAACGTAGTCATTGTGGGCGCATCAAACTCGGCGGTCGAAGCGGCTCTGGAACTCTATCGGCACGATGTAAACATAACCGTTGTGCATCGGGGAGAGGATTTTAGGAGCACGGTCAAGTACTGGCTCGTTCCCGATGTGAAAAACCGGGTGAAAGAAGGTAAAATTAAAACCGTATTCGATTCGGTCGTAACGCAGATTGGCAGCAAAACTGTAACGGTCAATAACCTGAAAACGGGAGAAGAAAGCCAGCTCCCCGCCGATTTTGTCCTGGTGCTAACCGGCTACATACCCGATGCCGAACTGCTGCGCCGGTGCGGAATCGAACTGGATCCGGTTACGCAGGTGCCTGTTTATAACAAAGAAACATTCGAAACCACCGTGCCGGGGCTTTATGTCTGTGGAACTGTGATGGCCGGAATTTTTACCGAAAAAGTATTTATCGAAAATGGCCGCGAACATGCGCAGTCGATCATCGACCATATTATGGGCCGCGAAGTGCATAAGGTTAAAGAATTGATTCAGCGGATTTAA
- a CDS encoding NAD(P)H-dependent oxidoreductase, with product MARVLIQFAHPALSKSNVHSALINYSRNLKNVTFNDLYERYPDMFIDVAYEQKLLLQHDIIVFQHPFYWYSSPAIVKQWLDLVLEHNWAYGTHGNALVGKKLMCMISCGGGPEAYTETGRNRFPVCEFLTPLEQTAHLCKMEYLPPFVMYGTYRLTKEGIEQYGQQYQTILKTLASDQLTTLNYKEATYFNDLLPALQLPQQA from the coding sequence ATGGCCCGAGTACTGATCCAGTTTGCCCACCCGGCATTAAGTAAATCGAATGTACATAGTGCACTCATCAACTACAGCCGCAATCTGAAAAACGTAACGTTTAACGATCTGTATGAGCGCTACCCCGATATGTTCATTGATGTCGCCTATGAACAAAAGCTACTTCTTCAGCACGACATCATTGTTTTTCAGCATCCGTTTTACTGGTATAGTAGCCCGGCTATTGTGAAACAATGGCTCGATCTGGTACTGGAACATAACTGGGCTTATGGCACCCACGGCAATGCGCTGGTGGGCAAAAAACTGATGTGTATGATTTCGTGCGGTGGAGGCCCTGAAGCCTATACCGAAACGGGGCGCAATCGTTTTCCGGTCTGCGAATTTCTAACTCCGCTGGAGCAAACGGCCCACCTCTGTAAAATGGAATACCTCCCTCCCTTCGTTATGTATGGCACGTATCGGCTCACCAAAGAAGGCATTGAGCAATATGGGCAACAATATCAGACAATCCTGAAAACTCTGGCCAGCGATCAGTTAACGACACTGAACTATAAAGAAGCAACCTATTTCAACGACCTACTGCCTGCTTTGCAACTACCTCAACAAGCCTGA